From one Deltaproteobacteria bacterium genomic stretch:
- a CDS encoding sigma-70 family RNA polymerase sigma factor, which produces MAKTGEDKRKRPRRRTDRPAGGAAGRTADADVLEPEVVDVEVADDLDDFDEGLDVVDDVDDAANDPAIPLIDVDADNVELRAAAGGGKSVAKYDPMAAYMQEIRSIPVLSREQEHELAVRWAEQGDVDAARQLVEANLRLVVKIAYEYRRAYRNILDLVQEGNIGLLQAVRKYDPHRGVKLSSYAAWWIRAYILKFILNNWRLVKIGTTQAQRKLFYNLRKESEKLERLGFRPTPKLLAARLDVPEDAVVEMQRRLAAPDASLDAPVGGDDDGARTRLDLMRDDEYRPDVAVADREFRDLLREKLTAFAAGLEGREKTLFEKRWLTDEPMTLQEIGDMYGISRERARQIEKRMLDRLRGYLEREFGGEVDISQLAPD; this is translated from the coding sequence ATGGCAAAGACGGGAGAGGACAAGCGGAAGAGGCCGCGCCGCCGGACGGACCGACCGGCGGGCGGGGCGGCGGGCCGAACGGCCGACGCAGACGTCCTCGAGCCGGAGGTCGTCGATGTGGAGGTCGCCGACGACCTCGACGACTTCGACGAGGGGCTCGACGTCGTCGACGACGTCGACGACGCCGCGAACGATCCCGCCATCCCGCTCATCGACGTCGATGCCGACAACGTCGAGCTGCGCGCGGCGGCCGGCGGCGGCAAATCGGTCGCGAAGTACGACCCGATGGCCGCTTACATGCAGGAGATCCGGTCCATTCCGGTGCTCAGTCGCGAACAGGAGCACGAACTCGCCGTGCGCTGGGCCGAGCAGGGCGACGTCGATGCCGCGCGCCAGCTGGTCGAGGCAAACCTGCGCCTGGTCGTCAAGATCGCCTACGAGTACCGCCGCGCGTACCGCAACATCCTCGACCTGGTGCAGGAGGGCAACATCGGCCTGCTGCAGGCGGTGCGCAAGTACGATCCGCACCGCGGGGTGAAGCTGTCGTCGTACGCGGCGTGGTGGATTCGCGCCTACATATTGAAGTTCATATTGAACAACTGGCGGCTGGTGAAGATCGGCACGACCCAAGCGCAGCGCAAGTTGTTCTACAACTTGCGCAAGGAGAGCGAGAAGCTCGAACGGTTGGGGTTTCGGCCGACGCCCAAGCTGCTCGCGGCGCGGCTCGACGTGCCCGAGGACGCGGTGGTCGAGATGCAGCGCCGGCTGGCCGCGCCCGACGCGTCGCTCGACGCGCCGGTGGGCGGCGACGACGACGGTGCGCGCACGCGGCTCGATCTGATGCGCGACGACGAATACCGGCCCGACGTCGCCGTCGCCGACCGGGAGTTTCGCGATCTGCTGCGCGAGAAGCTCACGGCGTTCGCCGCCGGGCTCGAGGGGCGCGAAAAGACGCTGTTCGAAAAGCGCTGGCTCACCGACGAGCCCATGACGCTCCAGGAGATCGGCGACATGTACGGCATCTCGCGCGAGCGCGCGCGCCAGATCGAAAAGCGCATGCTCGACCGGCTGCGCGGCTACCTCGAGCGCGAGTTCGGCGGCGAGGTCGACATCTCCCAACTGGCCCCCGACTGA